The sequence GGGAAGGTTAGGCTGATGCTCAAGAACATCGATCCGGCACTGAACGCCGACGTGCTGCACGCGCTGCGCTCAATGGGACATGGAGACCGGATCGCGATCGTTGATGCGAATTTTCCCGCCGACACCATCGCCCGCCACACCCGGCTCGGTCTGCCGTTGCACATTGCGAATGTCTCGGCCGCGCGTGCGGTGCGCGCCATCCTATCCGTCATGCCGCTCGACACGCCGCTGCAGCCTTCGGCGGCGCGGTTGACGCCGGACGGGGCGGCGGGCGAGCTGCCGGAGGTGCAGCGCGAGGTGCAGGCCGAGGTCGCGCGCGCGGATGGTCCTCTTTCGAAGATGTATGCGATCGAGCGTTTCGCCTTCCACGAGGAAGCCAAGCGCGCCTATTGCGTCATCGTCACGGGCGAGGCGCGCCGCTTCGGCAGCTTCCTCTTCACCAAGGGCGTAGTGTCGCCAGCCAGCCACTGGGACGAGACCGTCGCCGGGTGAGAGCCACCTTGGGATAGTCGGCGGTGGCGAGCACCACCGATCAAAGGGTCGCAAGTTCCCGATTGGAAAGCACGCCATCATTGGCGCGCCTTATCTCGACCTTCCGTTCGAGCTCCGCGACGATGTCTTCGCTGAACTCGATCGAGGTCAGCTCGGCGATCTCCGGCAGGGCGCCGGGCGTGAAGACATTGACCTCAACCAGCTTGTCGCCGACGACGTCGAGGCCGACCAGGAACATGCCGTCGCGCACCAGCTTGGGGCGCATCTCCTCGGCGACGGCGAGCATCGCCGGGGTGACGACGGCGGCGACAGGCCGGCCGTTGACATGCATGTTGGAGCGCAGCTCGCCTTCCGCCGGAACGCGCCGCACGGC comes from Ensifer sp. PDNC004 and encodes:
- a CDS encoding RbsD/FucU family protein; the protein is MLKNIDPALNADVLHALRSMGHGDRIAIVDANFPADTIARHTRLGLPLHIANVSAARAVRAILSVMPLDTPLQPSAARLTPDGAAGELPEVQREVQAEVARADGPLSKMYAIERFAFHEEAKRAYCVIVTGEARRFGSFLFTKGVVSPASHWDETVAG